From Halobacillus sp. Marseille-Q1614, the proteins below share one genomic window:
- a CDS encoding TetR/AcrR family transcriptional regulator: MSLREKKAAKKKEEILRSAAVVLADKGFHGTTMEDVAANLLMTKGSMYYYFKNKDDLLYQCHQMIMGMSIEKIEDAVHSDLNPSEKLKKAVKSHVLLATSEKSMFMMMDKPNQNFTGGHLESALQQRKKYAHYFDEILKEGIEKGDFDENIDIRMVRFIILGALNWILQWYNDEGPQSGDEIAESFANYLLRMVEIK, translated from the coding sequence ATGTCTTTACGAGAGAAAAAAGCTGCGAAGAAAAAGGAAGAAATATTGAGGTCAGCAGCTGTCGTCCTTGCCGACAAGGGCTTTCACGGCACTACGATGGAAGACGTTGCGGCCAATCTGCTTATGACCAAAGGGTCGATGTATTATTATTTTAAAAATAAAGATGACCTCCTTTACCAATGTCATCAAATGATCATGGGAATGAGTATAGAAAAAATAGAGGATGCGGTACATAGTGATTTGAATCCTAGCGAAAAACTGAAAAAAGCTGTTAAATCCCATGTTTTACTGGCAACCAGCGAGAAGTCTATGTTCATGATGATGGATAAGCCTAACCAGAACTTTACCGGCGGCCACTTGGAAAGTGCTTTACAGCAAAGAAAAAAGTATGCTCACTATTTCGATGAGATTTTAAAAGAGGGCATAGAAAAAGGAGATTTCGACGAAAACATTGATATACGTATGGTTCGTTTCATCATCTTAGGAGCCTTGAATTGGATCCTGCAATGGTACAATGATGAAGGGCCGCAATCAGGTGATGAAATCGCCGAGTCTTTTGCCAATTATTTATTACGTATGGTTGAAATAAAATAA
- a CDS encoding SDR family oxidoreductase, which yields MSKTIFITGAGSGLGKGTAIGLAKKGHRVIAAVEIISQITSLREAASEAGVELEVIKLDIRSERDQQLIAEYDYDVFVANAAIGEGGPIAEIPVDRVRDVYETNVFSTLENAQIAAKKFVDKKQGKIIFLSSIVGIVGMPYLGAYVSSKHAVEAIAKTMKAELEEFGVQVATINPGPFETGFNDRMFEEKHKWYDEDKNFTPRESIAETEKILDQQYDPQDMIDKMVEVIEADHHAYRTAYPQEAEDMMKEEEKKNWEAKV from the coding sequence ATGAGCAAAACGATTTTTATTACCGGTGCAGGAAGCGGATTAGGCAAAGGAACAGCGATTGGTTTAGCTAAAAAAGGCCACCGCGTGATTGCGGCGGTTGAAATAATTTCACAGATTACAAGTTTACGTGAAGCAGCTTCAGAAGCGGGCGTTGAGCTCGAAGTCATTAAATTAGATATAAGGAGCGAGCGTGACCAGCAGTTAATTGCTGAGTATGACTATGATGTTTTTGTAGCCAATGCAGCTATCGGCGAAGGCGGTCCGATTGCCGAAATTCCAGTAGACCGTGTTCGGGACGTATATGAAACCAACGTATTTAGTACGCTCGAAAATGCTCAGATTGCGGCGAAGAAGTTCGTGGACAAGAAACAGGGCAAAATTATTTTTCTAAGCTCCATAGTCGGCATTGTCGGTATGCCTTACCTTGGAGCATATGTATCCTCTAAGCATGCGGTCGAAGCGATTGCGAAGACGATGAAAGCCGAGCTTGAAGAATTCGGTGTACAGGTGGCTACGATTAATCCAGGACCATTTGAAACTGGTTTTAATGACCGTATGTTTGAAGAGAAGCACAAATGGTATGACGAAGATAAGAACTTCACGCCAAGAGAATCGATTGCTGAAACCGAGAAAATTCTCGACCAACAGTATGATCCACAGGATATGATTGATAAGATGGTGGAAGTTATCGAAGCTGATCATCACGCTTACCGCACGGCGTATCCACAGGAAGCAGAGGATATGATGAAAGAGGAAGAGAAGAAAAACTGGGAAGCGAAAGTATAG
- a CDS encoding ion transporter — MEHSLFSQIILAIILINAVLIGLSTNASIYESYQPTFELLDIFILSIFTVEIVLKIIVYRKDFFKDGWNIFDFTIVFGSLVLYNTHFVGVLRILRVLRVLRTISVVPSLRRLTTALFMAIPAIGSVIVLMGIIFYVYAIIGTNFFGQITPEYFGNVGLSALTLFQVFTLESWASGVFRPIFSEASWSWLYFVSFIVVSTFIILNLIVGEIVNNAQQLSEHSKEESESMEKIMKELDELKLMIREQDTKREKESNSR; from the coding sequence GTGGAACATTCACTGTTTTCACAGATCATTTTAGCTATTATTTTAATTAATGCCGTTCTCATTGGCCTATCAACCAATGCATCGATTTATGAAAGCTATCAACCGACCTTTGAGTTACTGGATATTTTCATTTTATCTATCTTTACCGTAGAAATCGTTTTGAAGATAATCGTTTACCGTAAGGACTTCTTTAAAGATGGATGGAATATCTTTGATTTCACGATTGTGTTTGGAAGCTTAGTATTGTATAACACTCATTTTGTTGGGGTTTTGCGGATATTACGAGTGTTGCGTGTACTCCGCACGATCTCCGTCGTCCCTTCCTTAAGACGGTTAACCACTGCTTTGTTTATGGCGATACCAGCAATCGGTTCTGTTATCGTACTTATGGGAATCATTTTTTATGTCTATGCGATCATTGGTACGAATTTTTTTGGGCAGATTACACCGGAATATTTCGGTAATGTTGGATTAAGTGCTTTAACCTTATTCCAGGTTTTTACCCTTGAAAGCTGGGCGAGTGGCGTATTTCGTCCGATATTTAGCGAAGCATCCTGGTCATGGCTGTACTTTGTATCTTTTATAGTTGTATCAACCTTTATTATCTTAAATTTAATTGTCGGGGAAATCGTTAATAATGCCCAGCAGCTCTCAGAACATTCAAAGGAAGAGAGCGAATCTATGGAAAAGATCATGAAAGAGCTGGATGAACTCAAGCTTATGATTAGAGAACAGGATACGAAACGAGAAAAAGAAAGCAATTCACGTTAG
- a CDS encoding histidine phosphatase family protein has product MEICFVRHGETDWNVEGRLQGHTPTSLNETGICQSRQCAERLAGEAWDLIVSSPLQRSKESADILSSYLAVPWIVSNGFSEIDYGSWNGEKRQNLMGNSSFSKWYSVEIRKIEKRIWGDLDNLSNTFKNKRVIVVTHGLVIQRIEKRFSKNSLTNQGIISNGSFINIKL; this is encoded by the coding sequence ATGGAGATTTGTTTTGTCAGGCATGGAGAAACAGACTGGAATGTGGAAGGCAGACTGCAGGGGCATACGCCGACATCCCTCAACGAGACAGGGATTTGTCAATCCAGGCAGTGTGCGGAACGGTTAGCCGGGGAAGCCTGGGACTTGATTGTCAGCAGTCCGTTACAAAGATCGAAGGAATCGGCTGATATCCTTTCCTCTTATTTAGCTGTCCCCTGGATCGTCTCCAATGGCTTTTCAGAGATTGATTATGGGAGTTGGAATGGAGAAAAGCGGCAGAATTTAATGGGGAATTCCTCGTTTTCAAAATGGTACAGCGTAGAAATTAGAAAGATAGAGAAACGCATATGGGGAGATCTGGATAATCTCTCAAATACCTTTAAAAATAAGCGCGTCATTGTGGTCACTCATGGACTAGTCATTCAACGGATAGAAAAAAGGTTCAGCAAAAATTCCCTGACGAACCAGGGTATTATCTCTAACGGCAGTTTTATAAACATCAAGCTATAA
- a CDS encoding bifunctional adenosylcobinamide kinase/adenosylcobinamide-phosphate guanylyltransferase — MQLVVGGAYAGKRKWVREKFYDAQWFSAYDNQPLAQWEQIYENSSSSIVIEGWEVWVRQEWEKVKELEPVRKHFESIIADMKIIEKQRKQPIVLIMLEVGRGIVPVDKDERAWRDLCGWVLQNAAALSEEVHYCWHGLSRQLK, encoded by the coding sequence ATGCAGCTCGTGGTCGGTGGTGCCTATGCTGGGAAAAGAAAATGGGTGAGGGAGAAGTTCTATGACGCTCAATGGTTTTCAGCGTATGATAATCAACCATTAGCGCAATGGGAACAAATATATGAAAACAGCAGTTCTTCGATTGTCATTGAAGGATGGGAAGTCTGGGTCAGACAGGAATGGGAAAAAGTCAAAGAGCTGGAACCTGTCAGAAAGCACTTTGAATCTATCATTGCCGATATGAAAATTATTGAAAAACAGAGAAAGCAGCCAATCGTATTGATCATGCTGGAAGTCGGGCGTGGCATTGTACCGGTCGACAAGGATGAACGGGCATGGCGTGATTTATGCGGCTGGGTTCTCCAAAATGCCGCTGCTTTATCGGAAGAAGTCCATTATTGCTGGCACGGTCTTTCAAGGCAGTTGAAATAA
- a CDS encoding histidine phosphatase family protein → MGTLDSVHIYFVRHGMTKWNKEKRYLGHTDQQLMTDKPTDLFPLKQYLSEISIDRIFTSDLCRCLETSAYLLPDQQACAEPRLREMDFGDWEGKTHHELQNDPSYKCWINQWQTSAPPNGEHYQSFRSRVRSALDELLETNERKNVLMVTHGGVIREIMNRYIQGLSFKDTKITHGQGARLIFNQDGGDWRCSSWSVVPMLGKENG, encoded by the coding sequence ATGGGGACTCTTGATTCTGTACATATATACTTTGTCCGCCACGGGATGACGAAGTGGAACAAGGAAAAACGCTACCTCGGTCATACGGACCAGCAGCTCATGACTGACAAGCCCACGGACCTGTTTCCTTTAAAACAGTATTTATCTGAGATATCGATTGATCGGATTTTTACGAGCGACCTGTGCCGCTGCTTGGAAACTTCCGCATATCTTTTGCCCGATCAGCAGGCATGTGCCGAGCCGAGGCTGCGTGAAATGGATTTCGGCGACTGGGAGGGAAAGACGCATCACGAACTCCAGAATGATCCTTCCTATAAGTGCTGGATCAATCAGTGGCAGACGTCAGCACCGCCAAATGGGGAACACTATCAATCTTTCAGAAGCCGGGTCAGATCAGCCTTAGATGAATTGCTGGAGACTAATGAGAGGAAAAATGTTTTAATGGTGACCCATGGTGGAGTGATACGGGAAATTATGAACAGGTATATACAGGGTCTGTCATTTAAAGATACAAAAATTACCCATGGACAAGGTGCGCGATTGATATTCAACCAGGATGGAGGTGACTGGAGATGCAGCTCGTGGTCGGTGGTGCCTATGCTGGGAAAAGAAAATGGGTGA
- the cobS gene encoding adenosylcobinamide-GDP ribazoletransferase, whose amino-acid sequence MKGFGYGLVLALQFLTRLPMPVTVPWEKSVLKGALKSFCLIGFLIGFLVIAVFSLVDTWLPGWFAALVLLSIWVVLTGGLHLDGLMDVADAAGSHAPLEKKWEIMKDPHIGSFAMLTLIFHLLWKLALIYGVLIDTAFDFQLAAGLFLLIPACSRFVAILLLRTTRTAKQEGLAFTWQQHLTTGDIVVGFLPIFVFVGFLPAAWFLLVGYAIFFIFIRRWYLNKFKGLNGDMLGAAIEGGELWGLLILYIYTLSATG is encoded by the coding sequence ATGAAAGGATTTGGTTATGGACTTGTGCTGGCCTTGCAGTTTCTGACACGGCTCCCGATGCCGGTCACGGTACCGTGGGAAAAATCTGTATTAAAGGGGGCATTGAAGTCTTTTTGTTTAATAGGTTTTTTAATAGGTTTTCTTGTTATAGCTGTTTTCTCCCTTGTGGATACGTGGCTGCCGGGATGGTTTGCAGCACTTGTCCTGCTGTCGATCTGGGTGGTTTTAACAGGGGGACTGCACCTTGATGGTTTGATGGATGTAGCGGATGCCGCCGGTTCTCATGCTCCCTTAGAAAAGAAGTGGGAGATCATGAAGGATCCCCACATCGGCAGTTTCGCTATGCTTACTCTTATCTTTCATCTCTTATGGAAACTGGCCCTGATTTATGGGGTGCTGATCGATACAGCGTTTGATTTTCAGCTGGCAGCTGGCCTGTTTCTGCTGATTCCCGCATGCAGCAGGTTTGTTGCCATATTACTGTTACGAACCACAAGGACGGCTAAGCAGGAAGGGCTGGCATTTACATGGCAGCAGCACTTGACCACTGGAGATATAGTTGTCGGATTTCTTCCTATCTTCGTTTTCGTTGGATTTTTGCCGGCAGCCTGGTTCCTCCTGGTCGGGTATGCGATTTTTTTTATTTTTATCAGAAGGTGGTACCTTAATAAATTCAAGGGACTCAATGGTGATATGCTTGGGGCGGCAATTGAAGGAGGAGAGCTATGGGGACTCTTGATTCTGTACATATATACTTTGTCCGCCACGGGATGA
- a CDS encoding bifunctional adenosylcobinamide kinase/adenosylcobinamide-phosphate guanylyltransferase — protein MLTFISGGARCGKSSFAEKQALASCHSQKNGKLYYVATSMTSDEEMEARISRHRLERGEEWQTIEAPAEVQAALEKIEQGSTVLIDCLTVWLSNKLFINQSGWKEIFQEVSSWTAIARQQQLHLYIVSNDLNEGIPSDMDSVKSYVYMLEQLHQCVITAADEVYQVIAGIPEKWKGG, from the coding sequence GTGCTGACGTTTATCTCAGGCGGGGCCCGTTGTGGAAAGAGCAGTTTTGCAGAAAAGCAGGCACTGGCAAGCTGTCACAGCCAAAAGAATGGAAAGCTGTATTATGTAGCTACTTCCATGACCTCAGATGAAGAAATGGAAGCTCGCATTTCTCGTCACCGATTGGAAAGAGGAGAAGAGTGGCAGACTATCGAGGCGCCTGCCGAGGTGCAGGCCGCATTAGAAAAAATAGAACAAGGAAGTACGGTGTTGATCGATTGCCTGACGGTATGGCTCAGTAATAAGCTTTTCATTAACCAGTCTGGATGGAAAGAAATATTCCAGGAAGTCAGCAGCTGGACAGCGATAGCCAGGCAGCAGCAATTGCACCTCTATATTGTTTCCAATGATCTCAATGAAGGGATCCCTTCGGACATGGATAGTGTTAAATCCTATGTCTATATGCTGGAACAGCTGCACCAGTGTGTAATCACAGCAGCAGATGAAGTTTATCAAGTGATTGCAGGAATTCCTGAGAAGTGGAAGGGTGGTTGA
- the cobD gene encoding threonine-phosphate decarboxylase CobD, which yields MVLPAHGGQPRRIIASFNIEEKGRVYDFSANINPLGPPAWLSARLPQLMEEVEHYPDPSYLEANSSLARQEGVDKEQVLLTNGGAEAIFLTAQLFQGRTALIIDPTFSEYERACQAFDVTVTRLTLDDRFYFPVDEMVQVLPEVDVVFLCRPNNPTGSVLPINDVEYLLKLGLKTGTTIVVDEAFVHFLMDEEASVQWLLAAYSNLIILRSLTKIFALPGLRAGYVMASENCIKKLQSKQPTWSVNGITAALLPALLTDEEYMKETKKWLDGELGKLAEKLTSLDFTHTISSINFYLLRDEARPQDMDELFRFLVEHHIIPRHTDNFLGLNGQYLRLAVRSSEENDHLLHVLRKWREQKC from the coding sequence ATGGTACTGCCAGCCCATGGGGGTCAGCCCCGACGCATCATTGCTTCTTTTAATATAGAGGAGAAAGGGAGAGTCTATGATTTCAGCGCTAATATAAATCCCCTGGGACCGCCTGCCTGGCTGTCCGCGCGCCTTCCTCAGCTTATGGAAGAGGTGGAGCATTATCCCGACCCCTCCTATTTGGAAGCAAATTCCTCCCTTGCACGACAAGAAGGTGTGGATAAGGAACAGGTCCTTTTGACGAATGGCGGAGCAGAAGCGATTTTTCTAACGGCACAGCTTTTCCAAGGCCGAACAGCGTTGATCATTGATCCGACGTTTTCGGAGTACGAGCGGGCATGTCAGGCATTTGACGTTACGGTTACACGTCTCACACTTGATGATAGGTTTTATTTTCCAGTCGATGAGATGGTCCAAGTATTGCCTGAGGTGGATGTGGTGTTTCTATGCCGGCCGAATAATCCCACGGGAAGTGTTCTGCCGATCAACGATGTGGAGTATCTGTTGAAGCTTGGTTTAAAGACCGGCACGACAATCGTGGTTGATGAAGCGTTCGTGCATTTCTTAATGGATGAGGAGGCCTCGGTTCAATGGCTGCTTGCTGCCTATTCAAACTTGATCATCCTTCGGTCATTGACGAAGATATTTGCACTGCCAGGCCTTCGGGCTGGCTATGTGATGGCATCAGAAAACTGTATAAAGAAGCTGCAGTCAAAGCAGCCTACATGGAGTGTCAATGGAATCACGGCGGCTTTACTGCCTGCGCTGCTGACAGATGAAGAGTATATGAAGGAAACGAAAAAATGGCTGGACGGGGAACTGGGGAAGCTGGCTGAAAAGCTGACGTCACTTGATTTTACACATACTATCTCGAGCATCAACTTTTATTTGCTGAGGGATGAAGCCCGCCCTCAGGATATGGACGAGCTGTTTCGGTTTTTAGTTGAACATCATATCATTCCCCGGCATACCGATAATTTTCTCGGATTGAACGGTCAATATCTGAGGCTCGCTGTCCGGTCTTCTGAGGAAAATGATCACCTCCTCCACGTGCTTAGAAAATGGAGGGAACAGAAGTGCTGA
- the cbiB gene encoding adenosylcobinamide-phosphate synthase CbiB gives MGCFESHLFLIMAAIILDLLIGDPKFFPHPVVLIGKIISFLDEKWNKGARLRAKGFLLLTVIIAMTTLITAAAVYLAGQLSFWAAAVLEVYFISSTIAIKGLQQAGEEVEKPLRDGDMETAREKLSYIVGRDTKHLPESEVVRGTVETVAENTVDGIIAPLFWALIGGAPLTMAYRAVNTLDSMVGYKNDRYENFGFASARFDDFLNWIPARITAICMWLAAWLRPGFNKTAAYRITLRDASKHPSPNSGWPEAMTAGLLGVQLGGVNTYKGVVSNRSKIGNTLTALKAEHIHQSIVIMHGGWGVFVLISMLLLWLI, from the coding sequence ATGGGCTGTTTTGAATCTCATCTATTTCTCATTATGGCAGCGATAATTCTGGACCTGCTGATCGGAGACCCGAAATTTTTCCCCCACCCTGTCGTGTTGATCGGTAAAATCATTTCATTCTTGGATGAAAAGTGGAATAAAGGGGCCCGGCTGAGGGCAAAGGGATTCTTGCTGCTGACTGTCATAATTGCTATGACTACCTTGATTACAGCAGCGGCTGTCTATCTGGCGGGGCAATTGTCTTTCTGGGCAGCAGCTGTGCTTGAAGTCTACTTTATATCATCGACAATAGCTATCAAAGGCCTGCAGCAAGCGGGAGAAGAAGTAGAGAAGCCTTTACGTGACGGGGATATGGAGACAGCGCGTGAGAAGCTTAGCTATATCGTCGGGCGTGATACAAAACACCTGCCTGAATCAGAAGTCGTCCGCGGCACCGTAGAGACAGTCGCAGAGAATACGGTCGATGGCATCATCGCTCCGTTGTTTTGGGCATTGATCGGAGGTGCCCCTCTGACAATGGCCTACCGGGCCGTGAACACACTTGATTCGATGGTCGGTTATAAAAATGACAGGTACGAAAACTTTGGATTTGCTTCCGCCCGGTTTGATGATTTTCTAAACTGGATACCCGCTAGAATTACCGCCATTTGTATGTGGCTTGCTGCCTGGCTGCGGCCGGGGTTCAATAAAACGGCTGCTTATCGGATTACGCTTCGTGATGCCAGCAAGCACCCAAGTCCGAACAGCGGCTGGCCGGAGGCAATGACAGCTGGATTGCTTGGTGTCCAGCTCGGCGGTGTTAATACATATAAAGGGGTAGTATCCAACCGTAGTAAAATCGGCAATACGTTAACAGCACTGAAAGCGGAGCATATCCACCAGTCGATCGTGATCATGCACGGCGGATGGGGTGTGTTTGTATTAATTTCTATGTTATTGCTATGGCTAATATAA
- a CDS encoding adenosylcobinamide amidohydrolase, giving the protein MIEVRGISGGYQNKDILKGIDLTIEEGDFFALIGPNGSGKTTLLRLMTGALEPSRGTVQVLGKSIQSYSSRKKAETMAVLAQTSHVEFDFSVEEIVMLGRYPHQKGLIKHISRRDKEIVSEVMRQTEVYQYRRKPFKWLSGGEKQRVLLAKALAQEPKILFLDEPTNHLDVKHTVEMLQHLKEHQANRRMTIISILHDLNTAALFANKFGALHKGRLVKKGDLSVLKNESLLQKVYEVDIKHHSHPTLAKPQLLVAPQEMKHNNPHSLEAAIDENDHRIHITFPRPLRVLSNAVVGEGFQWLSHFCNFHVPKNYNCSHPADDILKWLKEEDISAGETLGMMTAVKLTDKAFVKEKIQDTDIFTVVTAGVSNALDISKDHSLNEAWQIGTVNIMVFLDAHLTDGAFVNAVQSATEAKTKAFADLEVIDPAADSIATGTSTDSIAIAAAQNGKPTPYAGSGTRVGKAIGQSVYRAVTEAIENYWKRTGK; this is encoded by the coding sequence ATGATTGAAGTGCGGGGCATATCAGGCGGATACCAGAACAAAGATATTCTTAAAGGCATAGACCTTACAATTGAAGAAGGTGACTTTTTCGCCTTGATCGGACCAAATGGGAGTGGAAAGACGACACTTCTGAGGCTGATGACTGGAGCTTTAGAACCTTCAAGGGGAACAGTCCAGGTTTTAGGGAAGTCTATCCAATCGTATTCTTCGAGAAAAAAAGCAGAAACAATGGCTGTGCTCGCCCAGACCTCCCATGTGGAATTTGATTTTTCGGTAGAAGAAATTGTGATGCTTGGCCGCTATCCCCACCAGAAGGGTCTGATCAAGCATATCTCCCGGAGGGATAAGGAAATCGTCTCAGAAGTCATGAGGCAGACGGAAGTCTACCAATATCGCAGGAAACCCTTCAAGTGGCTGAGCGGAGGTGAAAAGCAGCGAGTGCTATTGGCGAAAGCTCTTGCCCAGGAACCGAAGATCCTGTTTTTAGACGAGCCGACCAATCATCTGGACGTCAAGCATACCGTCGAGATGCTGCAGCATTTAAAGGAGCACCAGGCCAACCGCCGGATGACGATCATCTCCATTTTGCATGATTTGAACACGGCAGCCTTATTCGCAAATAAATTTGGCGCCCTCCATAAAGGACGGCTTGTGAAAAAGGGTGACCTTTCCGTATTGAAAAATGAATCCTTACTGCAAAAGGTGTATGAAGTGGATATTAAACATCACAGCCATCCTACCCTCGCGAAACCGCAGCTGCTTGTCGCTCCACAGGAAATGAAACATAACAATCCTCATTCACTGGAGGCAGCAATCGACGAAAATGATCACCGTATCCATATTACGTTTCCACGGCCGCTCCGGGTTCTTTCCAATGCTGTTGTAGGAGAAGGATTTCAGTGGCTCAGCCATTTTTGTAATTTTCATGTACCCAAAAATTACAACTGTTCACACCCGGCAGACGATATTCTTAAGTGGCTGAAGGAAGAGGACATTTCTGCGGGTGAAACACTGGGGATGATGACCGCGGTGAAGCTCACCGATAAAGCGTTCGTTAAGGAAAAAATCCAGGATACTGATATTTTCACTGTCGTAACAGCAGGGGTTTCCAACGCGTTGGATATTTCGAAAGATCATTCACTAAATGAAGCATGGCAGATCGGCACCGTAAATATCATGGTTTTCCTCGATGCTCATTTGACAGACGGAGCCTTCGTCAATGCGGTACAGTCCGCAACAGAGGCGAAAACCAAGGCATTTGCTGACCTGGAGGTGATCGATCCGGCTGCAGATAGTATAGCGACCGGTACATCGACAGACAGCATCGCAATTGCCGCTGCTCAGAACGGCAAGCCCACTCCGTATGCAGGCTCGGGAACCCGGGTCGGCAAGGCAATTGGACAAAGTGTTTATCGCGCTGTTACGGAAGCAATAGAAAATTACTGGAAGAGAACGGGCAAATAA
- a CDS encoding iron ABC transporter permease yields MENSFIRKFLVNKTVWLYLVSGGFVLSTALLGLFVSSVAFPLSAILDVLSVKMFGTAIFGGEAVDNIEVIIWEIRLPRVLLALFVGASLSVAGASFQGLLRNPLADPYTIGVSSGAALGAVAVLYFQITIAFLGSYTLPVIAILGGFITMMGVFIITRLASRDLNIETIILAGIIISAFIGAVISLIIALSDREDMRQILYWLMGNIGMRGWEHVQLIVPFFIVGVLLLLSRASDLNAFALGEESAGHLGVNVQGGKVMILVGASLLTGASVAVSGSIGFVGLVIPHFVRLITGPDHKHVLPLSILTGGGFLVLADLISRTLIAPKELPIGVITALIGAPIFALLLIRERMRRG; encoded by the coding sequence TTGGAGAACTCATTTATCCGGAAGTTTTTAGTGAATAAAACAGTTTGGCTGTACTTAGTCAGTGGAGGGTTTGTACTTAGTACAGCCCTTCTTGGTTTATTTGTCAGCAGTGTTGCTTTTCCACTGTCTGCAATCCTTGATGTGCTTTCTGTAAAAATGTTCGGTACAGCTATCTTCGGCGGGGAAGCCGTTGATAATATCGAAGTTATCATCTGGGAAATACGTTTGCCGCGTGTATTGTTAGCGTTATTCGTCGGTGCATCTTTATCGGTAGCGGGAGCTTCTTTTCAGGGTCTCCTCAGGAACCCTCTGGCCGATCCATATACAATTGGTGTTTCCTCTGGGGCGGCACTTGGAGCAGTGGCCGTCCTTTACTTTCAAATAACCATCGCTTTTTTGGGCAGTTATACGCTGCCGGTCATTGCCATCCTCGGCGGTTTCATCACGATGATGGGCGTTTTTATTATCACCAGGCTGGCAAGCCGTGACTTAAATATCGAGACGATCATTCTGGCTGGAATTATAATCAGTGCGTTCATCGGCGCGGTTATTTCCCTGATTATCGCGCTCAGCGATCGGGAAGATATGCGCCAGATCCTCTACTGGTTGATGGGGAACATCGGCATGAGAGGCTGGGAACATGTACAGCTGATCGTTCCATTCTTCATCGTTGGTGTTCTCCTCCTGTTATCACGAGCCTCTGATCTCAATGCTTTTGCACTTGGTGAGGAATCTGCGGGGCACTTAGGTGTGAATGTCCAGGGAGGGAAAGTGATGATTTTAGTCGGGGCATCATTACTGACAGGTGCATCTGTGGCCGTTTCCGGATCTATAGGTTTCGTCGGCCTCGTTATTCCTCATTTCGTCCGGCTCATTACTGGTCCGGACCACAAGCATGTCCTGCCATTATCGATCCTGACAGGTGGAGGTTTTCTTGTTCTCGCCGATTTGATTTCGAGGACGCTCATCGCACCGAAGGAACTGCCAATCGGGGTTATCACTGCACTGATTGGCGCACCGATTTTTGCTTTATTATTGATTCGTGAACGTATGAGGAGGGGGTGA